The following proteins come from a genomic window of Acanthopagrus latus isolate v.2019 chromosome 5, fAcaLat1.1, whole genome shotgun sequence:
- the dhfr gene encoding dihydrofolate reductase isoform X2 has translation MNQRSGKQNVVIMGRKTWFSIPDKFRPLNNRINIVLSRECKVPPAGAHHLAADFSSALSLVDTELADQADQVWVIGGSSLYKELMETTRTSRLFVTRILKQFECDTFLPEISPDKYSLLPAFPGVPQELQEENGIQYKFEVYESIKQ, from the exons ATGAATCAAAGATCTG GCAAGCAGAATGTGGTGATCATGGGCAGGAAGACGTGGTTTTCAATCCCAGACAAGTTCAGACCTCTGAACAACAGGATCAACATCGTCCTCAGCAGGGAATGCAA AGTCCCCCCTGCAGGAGCACACCACCTGGCGGCAGACTTCAGCTCAGCACTTAGTCTGGTCGACACAGAGCTGGCAGATCAGGCTGATCAGGTCTGGGTTATAGGGGGCAGCTCTCTTTATAAG gagctgatggagaccACGAGGACCAGTAGACTGTTTGTCACACGAATCCTGAAGCAGTTTGAGTGTGACACATTCCTTCCTGAGATCAGTCCAGACAAATATAGCCTGCTGCCAGC GTTTCCAGGAGTGccacaggagctgcaggaggagaatgGTATCCAGTACAAATTTGAAGTGTATGAAAGCATCAAGCAATGA
- the dhfr gene encoding dihydrofolate reductase isoform X1, with protein MSRIVNGIVAVCPDLGIGNNGNLPWHPVRLNNEFKHFRTMTATPSVKGKQNVVIMGRKTWFSIPDKFRPLNNRINIVLSRECKVPPAGAHHLAADFSSALSLVDTELADQADQVWVIGGSSLYKELMETTRTSRLFVTRILKQFECDTFLPEISPDKYSLLPAFPGVPQELQEENGIQYKFEVYESIKQ; from the exons ATGTCCCGCATTGTGAACGGTATCGTGGCCGTGTGTCCTGACCTGGGTATCGGGAACAATGGAAACCTGCCCTGGCATCCTGTCAGACTCAA tAATGAATTCAAACACTTCAGAACGATGACAGCGACGCCATCTGTGAAAG GCAAGCAGAATGTGGTGATCATGGGCAGGAAGACGTGGTTTTCAATCCCAGACAAGTTCAGACCTCTGAACAACAGGATCAACATCGTCCTCAGCAGGGAATGCAA AGTCCCCCCTGCAGGAGCACACCACCTGGCGGCAGACTTCAGCTCAGCACTTAGTCTGGTCGACACAGAGCTGGCAGATCAGGCTGATCAGGTCTGGGTTATAGGGGGCAGCTCTCTTTATAAG gagctgatggagaccACGAGGACCAGTAGACTGTTTGTCACACGAATCCTGAAGCAGTTTGAGTGTGACACATTCCTTCCTGAGATCAGTCCAGACAAATATAGCCTGCTGCCAGC GTTTCCAGGAGTGccacaggagctgcaggaggagaatgGTATCCAGTACAAATTTGAAGTGTATGAAAGCATCAAGCAATGA